One genomic region from Anopheles bellator chromosome 2, idAnoBellAS_SP24_06.2, whole genome shotgun sequence encodes:
- the LOC131208551 gene encoding luciferin 4-monooxygenase-like, giving the protein MASETHIISGPPAPSNLALGTRSLGELFLKVLQQPSDAVALINGITGQEYSYSELLERSLQLASYLHDHKVQPGDVVAVISENRIEYPITIVALFLIGSTAALLNPNYTSRELIHALNLTKPKLVFVSAQARPALYRACESGKQLTIIINYDAYGRTTTFADCLRRSSKSLTAHSFLPAPVDTSSEAAIIVMSSGTTGLPKGVLITQANIMSTMANTREVLEQRMELRSFVDILPWYHVAGGMAMLGLLGVGLQTVYLPKFDPETYLRCVERYRPNVLNIVPPIAVFLAKHPLVDEFDLSSVEMITCGAAPLSKEVEDLIYARIKTPGLKIRQGYGMSETTQAITFYDGETPKPGTVGRLRPGQLGKVIDLDTGKALGPYQNGELCFKGSLIMKGYIGIDQVTDAEGWLHTGDIGYYDSDQDFFIVDRLKELIKYKAFQVAPAELEAVLLSHPDVKDAAVIGVPDDRAGELPMAYVVPKDGTTLTGEQVRQYVDGRVSSEKKLRGGVRFVGEIPKTASGKILRRTLRELANQQSKL; this is encoded by the exons ATGGCCTCCGAAACACACATCATCTCTGGACCACCGGCGCCCTCGAACCTCGCGCTTGGGACGCGATCGTTGGGTGAGTTGTTTTTGAAAGTTTTGCAACAACCTTCAGACGCGGTGGCCCTCATAAACGGCATAACCGGACAGGAGTACAGCTACTCCGAGCTGCTGGAACGATCGCTCCAATTGGCATCGTACCTTCACGATCACAAAGTTCAACCGGGCGATGTGGTGGCGGTGATATCCGAAAACCGCATCGAGTAcccgatcacgatcgtggcACTGTTCCTGATTGGATCAACTGCGGCCCTGCTCAACCCCAACTACACCTCGC GTGAGCTGATACACGCGCTCAACCTCACCAAGCCGAAGCTAGTGTTTGTGTCTGCACAAGCCAGACCGGCCCTGTACCGTGCTTGCGAATCCGGCAAGCAGCTTACTATCATCATCAACTACGACGCCTACGGTCGCACTACGACCTTTGCCGATTGCTTACGCAGATCGAGCAAATCGCTCACTGCGCACTCCTTTCTGCCGGCTCCAGTGGATACGTCCAGCGAGGCTGCAATCATCGTCATGTCCTCCGGTACAACCGGTCTTCCGAAGGGGGTGCTCATCACGCAAGCCAACATAATGTCCACCATGGCGAACACGCGAGAAGTGCTGGAGCAGCGAATGGAGCTCCGCAGCTTCGTCGATATACTGCCCTGGTACCATGTGGCCGGCGGGATGGCGATGCTCGGCCTGTTGGGCGTGGGCCTACAGACGGTCTACCTGCCGAAGTTCGATCCCGAAACGTATTTACGCTGTGTGGAGCGGTACCGACCGAACGTGCTAAACATTGTGCCACCGATTGCCGTATTTCTAGCGAAGCATCCACTGGTGGACGAGTTCGATCTGTCGTCGGTGGAAATGATCACCTGCGGAGCGGCACCACTCAGCAAGGAGGTGGAGGATCTGATTTACGCCAGGATCAAAACACCCGGGCTGAAGATTCGGCAAGGCTATGGTATGAGCGAAACAACCCAAGCGATCACGTTCTACGACGGCGAAACACCGAAGCCGGGCACCGTCGGGAGACTGCGTCCCGGTCAGTTGGGTAAAGTAATCGATCTCGACACTGGCAAAGCACTCGGGCCGTACCAGAATGGCGAGCTGTGCTTCAAGGGTTCGCTCATCATGAAGGGTTACATCGGCATCGACCAGGTGACCGACGCCGAAGGTTGGTTGCACACGGGCGACATCGGTTACTACGACAGCGACCAGGACTTCTTTATCGTGGATCGCTTGAAGGAGCTGATCAAGTACAAAGCCTTTCAAGTGGCCCCGGCCGAACTGGAGGCGGTGCTACTTTCGCACCCGGACGTTAAGGATGCAGCAGTGATCGGTGTGCCAGATGATCGAGCCGGCGAGCTACCGATGGCGTACGTGGTACCGAAGGACGGGACGACCTTAACGGGTGAACAAGTACGCCAGTACGTCGACGGCCGAGTGTCGTCGGAAAAGAAACTCCGCGGCGGCGTCAGATTTGTAGGTGAAATTCCCAAAACTGCCAGCGGAAAAATACTTCGCCGAACATTAAGGGAGCTGGCAAATCAACAATCGAAACTGTAG
- the LOC131208818 gene encoding uncharacterized protein LOC131208818 translates to MEVPITERNVLYGGDLQRSIEDGCNSFGELVVKRLYRNGTEVALIDGVTGESLTYRQILEHSLKLANRLHRLGLKRNTVVGICSENCLQFPIVTFATIMLRGTVLPLNPSYTVTELGHALQLCKPWAIFASRKALQTILAMRDRLPYVKLLVAFDGSDTPVVPRWEHFLDRSPLRSLISFTPRPVRLRDQIAVMVMSSGTTGLPKAVQLTHRNVMTVMAYQAEDPRYTELPVPLRVLGLLPFYHVFGFMLSLNSCLNRVPMVVLPRFEPRLFLRTIQDHRITMMSLVPPIMVFLAKHPLIDQYDLSSLHAILCGAAPLSKEIEELVAARLPTVGTVRTGYGMSETSLGVISRVSDKTGSVGRVNKTTYVKVVDLDSGEALGPGQTGEICVKGPLVMKGYLHNEEATREMLDDSGWLHTGDIGYYDEEQDFFIVDRLKDLIKYKGFQVPPAELEDVLLSHPKVRDAAVVGLPDESAGELPAAFVVLQPNETITAQEVADFLAIKLSPHKHLRGGVFFIDEIPKTGSGKILRRQLRQSVQQRAKL, encoded by the exons ATGGAAGTACCGATCACCGAACGTAACGTACTCTATGGCGGAGATCTTCAGCGCAGCATCGAAGACGGTTGCAATTCTTTCGGAGAGCTGGTGGTGAAACGATTGTATCGAAACGGTACGGAAGTAGCACTG ATTGATGGAGTCACTGGAGAGTCGCTTACTTACCGCCAGATCCTCGAACACTCGCTTAAGCTGGCCAATCGCTTACACAGACTTGGCCTGAAACGGAACACGGTCGTTGGAATATGTAGCGAAAATTGCCTACAATTCCCCATCGTCACCTTCGCAACGATCATGCTCCGTGGGACGGTTCTGCCATTGAACCCATCGTACACTGTCACGGAGCTGGGACATGCCTTGCAACTATGCAAACCGTGGGCTATATTCGCGTCTCGCAAAGCACTCCAAACTATCCTCGCGATGCGCGATCGTTTGCCGTACGTCAAGCTTCTCGTTGCATTTGACGGCAGCGACACGCCGGTGGTGCCTCGGTGGGAGCACTTCTTGGACCGCAGTCCGCTCCGTAGCTTGATCAGCTTTACGCCCCGACCGGTGCGGTTGCGGGACCAGATCGCCGTGATGGTTATGTCATCGGGTACGACCGGTTTACCGAAGGCGGTCCAACTGACGCACCGCAACGTGATGACCGTGATGGCGTACCAAGCGGAGGATCCACGCTACACCGAGCTGCCGGTACCGTTGCGGGTGCTCGGACTGCTGCCCTTTTATCACGTGTTCGGCTTCATGCTTTCACTAAACAGCTGCCTCAACCgggtgccgatggtggtgttgcCGCGCTTTGAACCGCGGCTTTTCTTGCGTACCATCCAAGACCATCGCATCACGATGATGAGTCTCGTCCCGCCGATAATGGTGTTCCTCGCCAAGCATCCGCTCATCGACCAGTACGATCTCAGCTCGCTGCACGCCATTCTTTGCGGGGCCGCACCGTTGAGCAAGGAAATCGAGGAACTGGTAGCTGCCCGTCTACCGACCGTAGGAACCGTGCGCACCGGGTACGGGATGAGTGAAACATCGCTCGGAGTCATATCGAGGGTGAGCGATAAGACCGGTTCGGTTGGGAGGGTCAACAAAACCACGTACGTTAAAGTGGTCGATCTGGATAGTGGCGAAGCGCTCGGACCGGGACAGACGGGGGAGATCTGTGTCAAAGGACCGCTGGTTATGAAAGGGTACCTCCACAACGAGGAAGCTACACGCGAGATGCTCGACGACAGTGGTTGGCTTCACACGGGCGACATTGGGTACTATGACGAGGAGCAGGATTTCTTCATCGTCGATCGTCTCAAGGATCTCATCAAGTACAAAGGTTTCCAGGTACCGCCAGCCGAGCTAGAAGATGTGCTGCTTAGTCACCCGAAAGTGCGGGAtgcggccgtcgtcggccTCCCAGACGAGTCGGCTGGCGAGCTACCGGCAGCGTTCGTAGTGCTgcaaccgaacgaaacgatAACAGCACAGGAAGTGGCCGATTTCTTGGCCATCAAGCTGTCACCCCACAAACACCTTCGTGGAGGCGTCTTCTTTATCGACGAGATTCCCAAAACGGGTAGCGGTAAAATATTGCGACGACAATTACGACAGTCAGTGCAGCAGAGAGCTAAACTCTAG